From the Candidatus Bathyarchaeota archaeon genome, one window contains:
- a CDS encoding YfcE family phosphodiesterase: protein MSSKPKLLGYTEDESYCAFGVDRLSKLLEALEDQIGGVMQSSDIEYVHKMRVASRRIRATMPLFQTCFPEKKFKKWLRQVKQVTGLLGEARDLDVQTEFVKQYKKTSQAAAEELSLELLLSGIRTQRERIQPDVVKGLQALQTSCGLEEMHRFYDAAKEYLGESQFEPQQVKEKAHWTITSRINDFVEMEEYVHQENQSRKQHEMRIQAKWLRYTMETFAPLYPNKLKDDIETIKDFQDALGEMHDCDVWTERIPKFLDDLTNKPEFRHDNKTPQLTAFLDYVKTQRKKYYTRFVELWETSKQNGFFEQLQKKTGEGFPSADDKIKELKQNPEAKVAVIADVHGNLHALQAVMEDAEKRGANIFLNAGDSVGYGAFPNEVAQLLCAKQVVSVVGNFDLEVLSRDKNTKKGIKGVAVDFAKEQVDGSCRAFLLSLPREVKFEAGEKRLLLTHGSPQSIEEHLRPDTPQTRIEEIAQKTAADLIITGHSHQQYLRKAEGKFFLNPGSVGRPDDANPQAAYAVVTFKPFSVELLRVSYDVVAAADALRRNALPESFSQMLLKGVSIDEIAKEDRLRSEALEKSCREVVANCEEVACGYWAEVEHPKQVRKLSLQIFDDLQSLHELGTTERCWLECAAILHDIGMAKSAKAHNKNSMQLILNDPRLLLLSTQRRIIASIARYHRKTLPKKTHYNLLTLNSKTISKIRVLSGILRIGDSLDYSHDSVVQNVRVRGEDRRVVVEVAALEEPVLEQQAFIRKKDLLERALKRKVVLVWKQP, encoded by the coding sequence ATGAGCAGCAAGCCTAAACTTTTGGGCTACACAGAAGACGAGAGCTACTGCGCCTTTGGTGTTGACCGTCTTTCAAAGCTTTTAGAAGCATTAGAAGACCAAATCGGCGGCGTCATGCAAAGCAGCGATATCGAATACGTCCACAAAATGCGCGTTGCCTCCCGAAGAATCCGCGCCACCATGCCTCTTTTCCAGACCTGTTTTCCCGAAAAGAAATTCAAGAAGTGGCTAAGGCAAGTAAAGCAGGTAACGGGGCTTTTGGGGGAAGCTAGAGATCTTGACGTGCAAACCGAGTTCGTCAAGCAGTACAAGAAAACAAGCCAAGCCGCAGCAGAAGAGTTAAGCTTGGAACTTTTGCTTAGCGGCATCAGAACGCAAAGAGAGCGGATACAGCCAGATGTAGTTAAGGGACTTCAAGCTCTGCAGACTTCATGCGGGTTAGAGGAGATGCACCGTTTCTACGACGCCGCAAAAGAATACCTTGGCGAATCACAGTTTGAGCCCCAGCAGGTTAAAGAGAAAGCGCACTGGACAATTACTAGTCGCATAAATGATTTTGTAGAGATGGAAGAGTACGTTCACCAAGAAAACCAAAGCCGCAAACAGCATGAAATGAGAATCCAAGCCAAATGGCTACGGTACACCATGGAAACCTTCGCGCCACTGTACCCAAATAAACTCAAAGACGACATTGAAACCATAAAAGATTTCCAAGATGCATTAGGCGAAATGCATGACTGCGACGTCTGGACAGAACGCATCCCCAAATTCCTCGATGACCTCACAAACAAACCTGAGTTCAGACACGACAACAAAACCCCCCAACTCACAGCATTTCTGGATTACGTGAAAACCCAACGCAAAAAATACTACACCCGCTTTGTTGAACTGTGGGAAACCAGCAAACAAAATGGCTTTTTCGAACAGCTACAAAAGAAAACAGGTGAAGGCTTTCCCAGCGCAGACGACAAAATAAAGGAGCTAAAGCAAAATCCAGAAGCCAAAGTTGCGGTCATAGCAGATGTTCATGGAAACCTGCATGCGCTACAGGCAGTCATGGAGGATGCCGAAAAGCGCGGCGCCAACATTTTCCTAAATGCAGGTGACAGCGTAGGGTATGGGGCGTTCCCAAATGAGGTAGCCCAACTGCTTTGCGCAAAACAGGTGGTTAGTGTGGTTGGGAATTTTGACCTTGAAGTGCTAAGCAGGGACAAAAATACGAAGAAAGGGATCAAGGGGGTTGCGGTTGATTTTGCGAAAGAGCAGGTTGATGGTTCGTGTAGGGCGTTTTTGTTGTCGTTGCCGCGTGAGGTTAAGTTTGAGGCGGGGGAGAAGCGGCTGCTTTTGACGCATGGAAGTCCCCAATCAATTGAAGAGCACCTGCGCCCAGACACGCCACAGACACGCATAGAAGAGATTGCACAAAAAACCGCTGCCGACCTCATAATCACGGGACATTCCCATCAGCAGTACCTTCGTAAAGCGGAAGGCAAATTTTTCCTAAACCCCGGAAGCGTTGGGCGACCTGACGATGCAAACCCCCAAGCCGCCTACGCCGTAGTCACGTTCAAACCTTTCTCCGTGGAGCTGCTACGGGTCAGCTATGATGTCGTTGCCGCGGCGGATGCCCTACGAAGAAACGCTTTGCCTGAAAGTTTTTCGCAGATGCTCTTGAAGGGCGTTTCAATTGACGAGATTGCCAAGGAAGACCGCCTTCGAAGCGAGGCGTTGGAGAAGTCTTGTAGAGAGGTCGTGGCGAATTGTGAGGAGGTTGCGTGTGGGTACTGGGCTGAGGTTGAGCATCCAAAGCAGGTTAGGAAGCTTTCGCTACAAATTTTTGATGACCTTCAAAGCTTGCATGAGTTAGGCACGACGGAGAGGTGCTGGCTTGAATGCGCCGCCATACTACACGACATCGGCATGGCAAAATCCGCAAAAGCCCACAACAAAAACTCTATGCAGCTAATCCTAAACGACCCGCGCCTGCTTTTGCTGTCCACGCAAAGACGAATAATAGCCAGCATAGCACGTTATCACAGAAAAACCCTACCCAAAAAGACGCATTATAACCTGTTAACGCTCAACTCCAAGACAATTTCAAAGATACGGGTGCTATCAGGCATTTTGCGGATCGGCGACAGCTTGGATTACAGTCATGACAGCGTGGTGCAGAACGTGCGCGTAAGGGGTGAGGATAGGCGGGTTGTTGTGGAGGTGGCTGCTTTGGAGGAGCCCGTGTTGGAGCAGCAGGCATTTATTAGGAAGAAGGACTTGTTGGAGAGGGCACTAAAAAGGAAAGTGGTGCTGGTATGGAAACAGCCTTGA
- a CDS encoding ADP-ribosylation factor-like protein codes for MFDPSLSSGKIPTGVPIVDNLLDGGMSKGSSVLLRAHPLADPFTLAVQFLHNRLNDGGVGLYFVNNKSPASVVEESVAASLPLDGFKRDGKLFFVDAYSALFGLKSSESYGVANAYDPSSVSKVVSQALSECSSKGKVFMVYDSLNTSLDESGETILNEIQTWKKIAIAYDAILCFIHTEWNYPPQISDAIKNLFPNIVDLITLERIIATQVVTVTKNQGNPVATKMIPITKTITGGVKGYIPKILVTGPFHAGKTTIVHTLSTRAVSVQRMGTTVALDFGHVDHRGFTLDLFGTVGQPRFDPVLERMGGEALGAVLVVDSTKPEEFTRAKEMMKKAGVYGLPYVIAANKQDLPDALSTDEIRKKMNVSPETAIVGTVGSDKETVLKALDILLDKILLQWS; via the coding sequence ATGTTTGACCCCTCCCTTAGTAGCGGAAAAATCCCAACGGGCGTACCCATCGTAGACAACCTGTTAGACGGGGGCATGTCCAAGGGGTCTTCTGTTTTACTTAGGGCGCATCCGCTTGCTGACCCGTTCACCTTGGCAGTGCAGTTTTTGCATAACCGCTTAAACGACGGCGGTGTGGGGTTGTATTTTGTGAACAACAAGTCACCTGCTTCGGTTGTGGAGGAATCGGTAGCTGCTTCTTTGCCATTGGATGGTTTTAAGCGGGATGGCAAACTGTTTTTTGTGGATGCTTATTCGGCTTTGTTTGGGCTTAAAAGCAGCGAGTCTTACGGGGTTGCTAACGCCTATGACCCATCTTCAGTATCCAAAGTAGTCTCGCAGGCGCTTTCAGAGTGCTCAAGCAAAGGAAAAGTCTTCATGGTCTACGACTCACTAAACACATCCCTTGACGAATCAGGCGAAACCATCCTAAACGAAATCCAAACCTGGAAAAAAATCGCCATAGCCTACGACGCAATCCTATGCTTCATACACACCGAATGGAACTACCCACCCCAAATATCCGACGCCATAAAAAACCTGTTCCCAAACATCGTTGATCTCATAACCCTTGAACGCATAATCGCCACCCAAGTCGTAACCGTAACCAAAAACCAAGGCAACCCCGTCGCCACAAAAATGATACCCATAACCAAAACCATAACAGGCGGAGTCAAAGGCTACATCCCCAAAATCTTAGTCACCGGACCTTTTCATGCGGGAAAAACTACAATTGTACATACTTTGTCTACGCGGGCAGTTAGTGTGCAGCGGATGGGAACAACTGTTGCTTTGGATTTTGGACATGTTGACCATCGTGGGTTCACGTTGGATTTGTTTGGTACGGTGGGGCAGCCCCGTTTTGACCCAGTGTTGGAGCGGATGGGCGGTGAAGCTTTGGGCGCCGTACTGGTTGTTGACAGCACCAAACCCGAAGAGTTCACTAGGGCAAAAGAGATGATGAAAAAAGCAGGCGTTTACGGTTTACCCTACGTGATAGCCGCAAACAAGCAAGACCTGCCAGATGCTTTGTCTACTGATGAAATCCGAAAGAAAATGAACGTTTCACCTGAAACCGCCATTGTCGGAACCGTTGGCAGCGACAAAGAAACCGTTCTAAAAGCCTTGGATATACTACTTGACAAAATATTGCTACAATGGAGTTAA
- a CDS encoding roadblock/LC7 domain-containing protein has translation MSTKSLIDSILRELKTVGGVESSAVVTRDGLLVASDTSPDVDAETFAAMSASMVGSAETAVTEVKGGTANRVIVESENSKLIALGAGPKVLLVVMTTRDAALGLILLKLNEAARKLGSLVT, from the coding sequence ATGTCTACAAAAAGCTTGATTGATTCAATCTTGCGGGAACTAAAAACCGTAGGTGGCGTAGAGTCCTCTGCGGTTGTTACACGAGACGGCTTACTCGTAGCCTCCGACACATCACCAGATGTAGACGCTGAAACCTTCGCCGCCATGAGCGCCAGCATGGTAGGCTCCGCAGAAACCGCCGTAACCGAAGTAAAAGGCGGAACCGCTAACCGCGTAATTGTGGAAAGCGAAAACTCTAAACTAATCGCTTTAGGCGCAGGACCAAAAGTTTTGCTTGTTGTTATGACCACACGCGACGCCGCTTTAGGACTTATTCTGCTAAAACTAAATGAAGCCGCAAGAAAACTCGGCAGCCTAGTAACCTAA
- a CDS encoding Ppx/GppA family phosphatase: METALKTKGEVVAFVDIGTNSVRLLVVRVNPNLSYTVISREKEVVRLGENEFEDNALQPQAIERTVFVCKKFAELAGTYGAKKIIAVGTSATREAKNRDEFLQKLVDDVGFTVHVITGLDEARLIYLGVSSSVDIGDQKALFVDLGGGSTEISIGDQRRIFHLSSFKFGAIRLTTQFIGEGWTGPVSEKAYKQIKKRSADELQEVKAKVQEYGVRRAFGTSGTIINLAEIAGKLFKKNDNGKAPSLTRKHLRKLTPILCSKSLEERKNLPGINTERADIIVAGAAIVDAVMDELGIEEIVINNRGLLDGLLVDYLSMFEGFQQLQKSPIRKRSVLTLGRSCNFDEKHSQTVADLALQLFDSAKQIGLHHLGDYERDLLKHATMLHDIGDFLSFNDHHLHSHYIISHADLYGFDRKEKTVLANIARFHRKKLPSKKGLKITGLDDKTKSVVVLLSAFVRFAEKLDRSHCGIVKKVEFSKKGKDHVLLSFYAETDCSLEKWSILQNKQAFYEAFGRELEVRCIVAADTAQTAAT, encoded by the coding sequence ATGGAAACAGCCTTGAAGACGAAAGGCGAAGTTGTTGCCTTCGTAGATATAGGCACAAATTCAGTACGCCTGTTAGTGGTTAGGGTAAACCCGAACTTGTCGTACACGGTTATTAGCCGAGAAAAAGAGGTTGTCAGGCTTGGCGAGAACGAATTTGAAGATAACGCACTGCAGCCTCAAGCAATTGAACGCACAGTTTTTGTCTGCAAAAAATTCGCTGAACTCGCAGGCACGTATGGAGCCAAAAAAATCATAGCAGTGGGAACCTCGGCGACAAGGGAAGCAAAAAACAGGGACGAGTTCTTGCAAAAGCTAGTGGATGATGTCGGGTTTACGGTTCATGTAATCACAGGTTTAGACGAAGCACGGCTGATTTACCTTGGAGTCTCAAGCTCAGTGGATATAGGCGACCAGAAAGCCTTATTCGTAGATTTAGGCGGAGGCAGCACCGAAATATCCATCGGGGACCAACGCAGAATCTTCCATTTATCAAGCTTCAAGTTTGGGGCTATACGGCTTACAACCCAGTTCATTGGGGAAGGCTGGACAGGACCAGTTTCAGAAAAAGCGTACAAGCAAATCAAAAAAAGAAGCGCAGACGAACTGCAGGAAGTAAAAGCCAAAGTTCAAGAATACGGCGTACGACGAGCCTTTGGAACCTCAGGCACCATAATTAACCTTGCAGAAATCGCGGGCAAACTGTTTAAGAAAAACGATAACGGCAAAGCGCCGTCTTTGACGCGAAAGCATCTGCGAAAGTTGACGCCTATTCTTTGTTCAAAATCGCTTGAGGAGAGAAAGAACCTTCCAGGCATTAACACGGAGCGCGCAGATATTATCGTGGCGGGTGCGGCGATTGTGGATGCGGTTATGGATGAGTTGGGTATTGAAGAAATCGTCATAAACAATCGGGGTTTGCTTGATGGGTTGCTGGTTGATTACTTGTCCATGTTTGAAGGCTTCCAGCAGCTGCAAAAATCGCCCATACGAAAACGAAGCGTCCTAACTTTGGGCAGGTCATGCAACTTCGACGAGAAACACTCCCAAACCGTAGCCGACCTCGCACTACAGCTCTTTGACAGCGCCAAACAAATCGGACTCCACCACCTTGGAGACTATGAACGCGATTTACTCAAACACGCCACCATGCTCCACGACATAGGCGATTTTCTCTCGTTCAACGACCACCACCTACATTCGCATTACATCATCAGCCACGCAGACCTTTACGGGTTTGACAGAAAAGAAAAAACGGTTCTGGCAAACATCGCACGTTTCCACCGCAAGAAATTGCCTTCAAAGAAAGGTTTGAAGATAACGGGGTTAGATGATAAGACAAAGAGTGTAGTTGTGTTGCTTTCTGCGTTTGTAAGGTTTGCAGAAAAGCTTGACCGAAGCCACTGTGGCATAGTGAAGAAGGTTGAGTTTAGCAAGAAAGGAAAAGATCATGTGCTGCTTTCGTTTTACGCGGAAACAGACTGCAGTTTGGAGAAATGGAGCATCCTCCAAAACAAACAGGCATTTTACGAAGCATTTGGGCGAGAACTTGAAGTACGCTGCATAGTCGCTGCCGACACAGCCCAAACCGCAGCAACCTAA
- the ppk1 gene encoding polyphosphate kinase 1, producing MSKTENVTSGSKKILNKDKSLDNPEYFINRELSWIRFNSRVLEEARDPWHPLLERVKFIAICGSNLDEFFMTRIARLLKKTRKGTAKTSKDGMTAMEQIQATRAEILPLLENHAQCWSQELMPALASEAIYIKKFKELTEEKKQALRDYLKNTILPAMDIPKKQGLDPSKTENLHLNLAVQIDSPKKQTYYVVAVPTEKFDRLIRIPSYGYSLDTDKPNEGTEFFFVFLEDLIANNLDLLFPKKKAVAAYPFRLTRNGEIDIIMDESADFLVRVKRSLTNRKSGFPSRLEFDKNMPQSIRIEIAQAFKLPDYLTYEFDGPLGLVDFWQLTKLTRTDLKDKTFLPNISPILTSDDDLLGTIAKRDIVLYHPYDGFEVIVELLREAATDRYVKEICITMYRMDPKSPVVETLIAAAKQGKRVTAVIELKAKFDEENNIVLASLLRESGVKVVYNFPNFKVHAKLCLIVRKTSKETTRFSHIGSGNYNSVTAKIYGDIGYLTANPEIGKELEELFKLLVKGKQEKEFKHLLVAPKSLKPEILRRINREIEFHQKTGKGYLAFKLNNLEETEVIQALYRASMAGIKIDLNVRGLCCLRPGIPGVSENISVVSIVGRFLEHARIYYFRNGKEDEVLIGSSDLMFRNLNERVEVLLSVPDPKVRQAILDNMLKIHLKDNIKARRLMPDGTYQRVEQKRGDALINSQGWLIENRGIWHEQQA from the coding sequence TTGTCGAAAACAGAAAACGTTACTTCTGGCAGTAAAAAAATCCTCAACAAGGATAAGTCGCTTGATAATCCAGAGTACTTCATAAACCGCGAGTTAAGCTGGATACGATTTAACTCACGCGTCCTAGAAGAAGCACGCGACCCGTGGCATCCCCTCTTGGAGAGGGTGAAGTTCATAGCTATTTGCGGGAGCAACCTGGACGAGTTTTTCATGACCCGTATTGCTCGTTTGCTTAAGAAGACGCGTAAGGGCACGGCAAAAACGTCTAAGGACGGTATGACGGCTATGGAGCAAATCCAGGCTACACGTGCTGAGATACTGCCGCTGCTTGAAAACCATGCCCAGTGCTGGAGCCAAGAACTCATGCCCGCTTTGGCAAGCGAAGCAATCTACATCAAAAAATTCAAAGAGTTAACAGAAGAAAAAAAGCAGGCACTACGAGATTACCTAAAAAACACAATCTTGCCAGCCATGGATATACCCAAAAAACAAGGGTTGGATCCCAGCAAAACAGAGAACCTGCACCTGAATTTGGCAGTTCAAATCGATTCGCCCAAAAAGCAAACATATTATGTCGTGGCTGTTCCCACAGAAAAGTTTGACAGGCTAATACGCATACCAAGCTACGGCTACAGTCTTGACACGGACAAGCCAAACGAGGGCACAGAATTCTTTTTTGTCTTCTTGGAGGATTTGATAGCGAATAATTTGGATTTGCTGTTTCCAAAGAAGAAAGCGGTGGCGGCGTATCCGTTTAGGTTGACGCGAAACGGCGAGATTGACATAATTATGGATGAGTCTGCGGATTTTCTGGTTCGGGTTAAGAGGAGCCTTACGAATCGTAAGTCGGGGTTCCCAAGTAGGTTAGAGTTTGACAAGAACATGCCGCAGTCTATTAGGATAGAAATTGCCCAAGCCTTCAAGTTGCCCGATTACCTAACCTACGAGTTCGATGGTCCCTTAGGATTAGTGGATTTCTGGCAACTCACAAAGCTAACACGAACCGACTTAAAAGACAAAACGTTCCTGCCAAACATCTCACCCATACTAACCTCAGACGATGACCTGCTTGGAACCATAGCCAAACGCGACATCGTGCTGTATCACCCGTATGACGGCTTTGAGGTTATCGTTGAGCTACTGCGTGAAGCCGCTACTGACCGCTACGTGAAAGAGATATGCATAACCATGTACCGCATGGACCCCAAATCACCCGTGGTTGAAACATTAATCGCCGCTGCAAAACAGGGGAAAAGAGTAACGGCAGTTATCGAGTTAAAAGCCAAGTTTGACGAAGAAAACAATATAGTCTTGGCGTCGTTGCTGCGTGAGTCAGGCGTAAAAGTAGTTTACAATTTCCCCAACTTCAAAGTCCACGCAAAACTCTGCCTAATTGTTAGGAAAACCAGTAAGGAAACCACGCGGTTTTCACACATCGGTTCGGGGAACTATAATTCAGTGACGGCGAAAATCTATGGCGACATTGGTTATTTGACGGCGAACCCTGAAATCGGCAAAGAGTTAGAGGAACTGTTTAAGTTGCTGGTTAAGGGGAAGCAGGAAAAAGAGTTCAAGCACCTGCTTGTGGCTCCCAAATCGTTAAAACCCGAGATTCTTCGACGCATCAACAGGGAAATCGAGTTCCACCAAAAAACAGGCAAAGGCTACCTCGCGTTTAAACTCAACAACCTTGAAGAAACCGAAGTCATCCAAGCTCTTTACCGCGCATCCATGGCAGGCATAAAAATCGACCTCAACGTCCGAGGCTTATGCTGTCTGCGTCCAGGCATACCAGGAGTTAGCGAAAACATCTCGGTGGTTTCAATTGTGGGGCGTTTTCTGGAGCACGCACGAATCTACTATTTCCGCAACGGCAAAGAAGACGAAGTTCTAATCGGAAGCTCGGATTTGATGTTTAGGAATCTTAACGAACGCGTAGAAGTGCTCCTGTCGGTGCCTGACCCCAAAGTACGCCAAGCAATCTTGGACAACATGCTAAAGATTCACTTAAAAGACAACATCAAAGCCCGACGACTGATGCCCGACGGCACGTATCAGCGGGTGGAGCAGAAGAGGGGTGATGCGTTGATTAATTCGCAGGGGTGGCTTATAGAAAATCGAGGCATTTGGCATGAGCAGCAAGCCTAA
- a CDS encoding RAD55 family ATPase, whose product MTSQLLPSGISLLDEGLKGGFPKPANFLVIGEPLSSKRELGMLLLNGGLEQNEAAIYVSTSNTAEEVRSHWERYGLDPAWEKEGRVKFVDCYSKMLGANVPDTPSIRRVPSILDYSKLSVVINEWCAGYFVQNIGVRMLLDSLSSFLIYSSLQTVMRFLHIFLGQLRRQNVLGLFLLEEGAHEAVTFNQLKTFSNGAIKIDSARMQLEGYPASSDIPLPNKLFAPEQKMPQATIPVQNKSGEKT is encoded by the coding sequence ATGACAAGTCAGCTTTTACCCTCAGGAATCAGCCTTCTGGATGAAGGCTTGAAAGGTGGTTTTCCTAAACCCGCAAACTTTCTAGTCATCGGAGAGCCTTTATCTTCTAAACGCGAACTGGGCATGCTGTTGCTTAACGGCGGGCTTGAACAAAACGAAGCGGCTATTTATGTTTCCACTTCAAATACGGCTGAGGAGGTTCGTTCTCACTGGGAACGCTACGGGTTGGACCCTGCGTGGGAGAAAGAGGGCAGAGTAAAATTCGTGGATTGCTACTCAAAAATGCTTGGCGCTAATGTTCCAGATACGCCCTCTATACGGCGTGTTCCTAGCATACTGGATTACTCGAAGCTTTCTGTGGTGATTAACGAGTGGTGCGCGGGATATTTTGTCCAAAACATCGGCGTGCGGATGCTGCTTGACTCGTTATCTTCGTTTCTCATCTACAGTAGCCTCCAAACAGTCATGCGGTTTCTTCACATTTTTTTGGGTCAACTTAGAAGACAAAATGTGCTGGGGCTTTTCCTGCTTGAAGAAGGCGCCCACGAAGCGGTTACCTTCAACCAGCTCAAAACTTTCTCGAACGGGGCAATCAAAATCGACTCTGCACGCATGCAGCTTGAAGGCTACCCCGCAAGCTCCGACATCCCCTTGCCCAACAAACTGTTCGCCCCCGAACAAAAGATGCCCCAAGCAACAATCCCAGTTCAAAATAAATCCGGTGAAAAAACATGA
- a CDS encoding AAA family ATPase — MSLDRIPTGIVGLDELIGGGFQQGKTYLISGEAGTGKTIFCLQYVLEGLKRGENTVYLTIDERPAHLVQDAATFGWNLDDPISDKRLNLIDITPEFSELRLGRFKGNVENGQIIEEIRSSIKKVHAKRVVIDPIAPMFASSENQFQLREYIRQLMFSLDELGTTNLVSSIIDTGSNMISKFGVEEFFASGVIVLWLERDEMAYNRVMMVRKMRGTPIDLRVRKFNIDSSLGISLYG, encoded by the coding sequence ATGAGTTTAGACAGAATACCAACAGGCATAGTAGGTTTGGATGAGTTAATAGGCGGTGGATTCCAGCAAGGAAAAACCTACCTCATCTCAGGAGAGGCAGGAACAGGAAAAACCATCTTTTGCTTGCAGTACGTGCTTGAAGGCCTAAAACGAGGCGAAAACACCGTTTACCTGACCATCGACGAGCGCCCTGCACACTTGGTTCAAGACGCCGCAACTTTTGGGTGGAACCTTGACGACCCCATCAGCGACAAACGCCTAAACCTCATCGACATAACCCCCGAGTTCTCCGAGCTACGGCTTGGCAGATTCAAAGGAAATGTAGAAAACGGTCAAATCATCGAAGAAATCCGCTCCAGCATCAAAAAAGTCCACGCCAAACGAGTAGTCATTGACCCCATTGCCCCCATGTTTGCCAGCTCCGAAAACCAGTTCCAGCTACGAGAATACATCCGCCAACTAATGTTCTCCCTAGACGAGCTAGGAACCACAAACTTGGTTTCATCAATCATCGACACTGGCTCGAACATGATTAGCAAGTTCGGAGTTGAAGAATTCTTTGCGTCAGGAGTTATCGTGCTTTGGCTTGAACGTGACGAGATGGCTTACAACAGGGTGATGATGGTTCGCAAAATGCGTGGTACCCCAATTGACCTGCGGGTTCGCAAATTCAACATTGACTCCAGTTTAGGTATTAGCTTGTATGGTTGA